Proteins from a genomic interval of Stenotrophomonas maltophilia R551-3:
- a CDS encoding alpha/beta fold hydrolase yields the protein MRVIATALLACLSLPALAAPTYGPRLEGFDYGYPVKTFALESQRQPVEMAYLDVLPKRRAIGVVVLLHGKNFCAATWQQTIAPLLNAGYRVIAPDQVGFCKSSKPERYQYSFAQLAANTHALLQQLQLEDMPVHLVGHSMGGMLAVRYALMYPQDLRSLSLVNPIGLEDWKALGVPWRSVDTWYAGEMKTSYDSIRRYQLDVYYDSQWKPVYETWARMQSGMYEGPGKQAVAWSQALASDMVFNQPVVYELKNLQVPTTLFIGQKDRTAIGRDLAPPELKATLGNYPVLGKAAAAAIPGATLVEFAELGHSPQVQDPKQFNAALLKALESR from the coding sequence ATGCGCGTGATCGCCACTGCCCTGCTTGCCTGCCTGTCGTTGCCGGCCCTGGCCGCGCCCACTTACGGGCCGCGGCTGGAGGGTTTCGACTACGGCTATCCAGTCAAGACGTTCGCGCTGGAATCACAGCGGCAGCCTGTGGAGATGGCCTATCTGGATGTCCTGCCCAAGCGCCGCGCCATCGGTGTGGTGGTACTGCTGCACGGCAAGAATTTCTGCGCAGCCACCTGGCAACAGACCATCGCGCCGCTGCTGAACGCCGGTTACCGGGTCATCGCGCCCGACCAGGTGGGCTTCTGCAAGTCCAGCAAGCCCGAGCGCTACCAGTACTCGTTCGCGCAGCTGGCGGCCAACACCCATGCGCTGCTGCAGCAGTTGCAACTGGAGGACATGCCGGTGCATCTGGTCGGCCATTCGATGGGCGGCATGCTGGCGGTGCGCTATGCGCTGATGTACCCGCAGGACCTGCGCAGTCTGTCACTGGTCAACCCGATCGGACTGGAAGACTGGAAGGCGCTGGGCGTGCCATGGCGCAGCGTGGATACGTGGTACGCCGGCGAAATGAAAACCAGCTACGACAGCATCCGCCGCTACCAGCTGGACGTGTACTACGACAGCCAATGGAAGCCGGTTTATGAAACCTGGGCGAGGATGCAGTCGGGCATGTACGAAGGCCCCGGCAAGCAGGCCGTCGCGTGGAGCCAGGCCCTGGCCTCGGACATGGTGTTCAACCAGCCGGTGGTCTACGAGCTGAAGAACCTGCAGGTGCCGACCACGCTGTTCATCGGCCAGAAGGACCGCACCGCGATCGGCCGTGACCTGGCGCCGCCGGAACTGAAGGCAACGCTGGGCAACTATCCGGTGCTGGGCAAGGCAGCGGCGGCGGCGATTCCCGGTGCGACGCTGGTCGAGTTCGCCGAGCTGGGCCATTCGCCGCAGGTGCAGGACCCGAAGCAGTTCAATGCGGCGTTGTTGAAGGCGTTGGAGTCGCGTTGA
- a CDS encoding homoserine dehydrogenase: protein MSALAADIPALGAGRLALLGTGTVGSAFVQRYQALQARGLELPSVQWLANSRTALAIDRDLALPLELARRAPRDGQNSPPWASAEGLERGDVVVDATASEDVAARHVQWLARGVHVVTANKLGRGAQLARAQAIAESCADSGARYGDSATVGAGLPLLSSLRALVAGGDHIHAIEGVLSGSLAWLFHRYDGQAPFSAAVREALAAGYTEPDPRLDLSGEDVRRKLLILARSSGLALDASQVQVDSLVPETLAALPLEDAVAALEQLDAPLQARWQQARDNGRVLRFVGRVDGNGAQVGLRELPADHPLAQGAGTDNRVAIHSDRYQRQPLLIQGPGAGAEVTAAALLDDVLRIVG from the coding sequence ATGAGCGCACTCGCCGCTGACATTCCTGCGCTGGGCGCGGGGCGCCTGGCGCTGCTCGGCACGGGCACGGTTGGTTCGGCCTTCGTGCAGCGCTACCAGGCATTGCAGGCGCGCGGGCTTGAGCTGCCCAGCGTGCAGTGGCTGGCCAATTCGCGCACCGCGCTGGCGATCGATCGTGATCTGGCGCTGCCGCTGGAACTGGCGCGGCGTGCGCCGCGTGATGGCCAGAACTCGCCGCCATGGGCCAGTGCCGAAGGGCTGGAGCGTGGCGACGTGGTTGTCGATGCGACCGCCAGTGAAGACGTCGCCGCGCGTCACGTGCAGTGGCTGGCACGCGGTGTGCACGTGGTGACTGCCAACAAGCTGGGTCGTGGCGCGCAGCTGGCACGCGCACAGGCCATTGCAGAGAGCTGTGCCGACAGCGGTGCGCGCTACGGCGACAGCGCCACGGTGGGCGCGGGCCTGCCGTTGCTGAGCAGCCTGCGCGCGCTGGTAGCCGGTGGCGACCACATCCACGCCATCGAGGGCGTGCTGTCCGGTTCGCTGGCCTGGCTGTTCCATCGCTATGACGGCCAAGCGCCGTTCTCGGCGGCGGTGCGCGAAGCGCTGGCGGCGGGCTACACCGAACCCGACCCACGCCTGGACCTGTCCGGCGAGGATGTGCGCCGCAAGCTGCTGATCCTGGCCCGCAGCAGCGGGCTGGCGCTGGATGCTTCGCAGGTGCAGGTGGATTCGCTGGTGCCGGAAACACTGGCAGCGTTGCCGCTGGAGGATGCGGTGGCTGCGCTGGAACAGCTGGATGCGCCGCTGCAGGCGCGCTGGCAGCAGGCACGCGACAACGGGCGTGTGTTGCGTTTTGTCGGTCGCGTTGATGGCAACGGTGCGCAGGTAGGCCTGCGCGAGCTGCCGGCCGATCATCCGCTGGCACAGGGCGCGGGCACCGACAACCGGGTAGCGATCCACAGCGATCGCTATCAGCGCCAGCCGTTGTTGATCCAGGGGCCGGGCGCGGGCGCGGAAGTCACTGCGGCCGCGCTGCTGGATGACGTGCTGCGGATCGTGGGTTGA
- a CDS encoding O-succinylhomoserine (thiol)-lyase, protein MSLHANEPSCSRTTAAVRAGIDRDTAHGAVTPPIVLSSNFSFEGFGNKRQYDYTRSGNPTRDLLGEALAELEGGAGGVITATGMGAINLVLNALLQPGDTLVVPHDAYGGSWRLFNALAKKGHFELVTADLTDPRALAQALATQPKLVLVETPSNPLLRITDLRFVIEAAHKAGALVVVDNTFLSPALQQPLSFGADLVLHSTTKYINGHSDVVGGAVIARDPALHEQLVWWGNALGLTGSPFDAFLTLRGLRTLDARLRVHQENTASIVALLDQHPAVGAVYYPGLADHPGHAIAARQQSGFGAMLSFELAGCAGDDPHAAVRAFVDGLRCFTLAESLGGVESLIAHPATMTHAAMTAEARAAAGISEGLLRLSVGIEAERDLLADLGAALQRAEAVIDAAARRKQVVDA, encoded by the coding sequence ATGAGCCTGCACGCCAACGAGCCGTCCTGTAGTCGCACCACCGCCGCCGTCCGCGCCGGCATCGATCGTGACACCGCGCATGGAGCGGTCACGCCGCCGATCGTGCTGTCGTCGAACTTCAGCTTTGAAGGCTTCGGCAACAAGCGCCAGTACGACTACACGCGCAGTGGCAACCCGACCCGTGACCTTCTGGGCGAGGCGCTGGCGGAACTGGAGGGCGGCGCCGGCGGCGTCATTACCGCCACCGGCATGGGCGCGATCAACCTGGTGCTGAACGCGCTGCTGCAGCCTGGCGACACCCTGGTGGTGCCGCACGATGCCTACGGCGGCAGCTGGCGCCTGTTCAATGCGCTGGCGAAGAAGGGCCACTTTGAGCTGGTCACCGCCGATCTGACCGATCCGCGCGCGCTGGCGCAGGCATTGGCCACCCAGCCGAAGCTGGTGCTGGTGGAAACGCCGTCCAACCCGCTGCTGCGCATCACCGACCTGCGCTTCGTCATCGAGGCGGCACACAAGGCTGGTGCGCTGGTGGTGGTCGACAACACCTTCCTGTCGCCGGCGCTGCAACAACCGCTGTCGTTCGGCGCGGACCTGGTGCTGCATTCGACCACCAAGTACATCAACGGCCACAGTGATGTGGTCGGCGGTGCGGTGATCGCGCGTGATCCGGCACTGCATGAGCAGCTGGTGTGGTGGGGCAATGCGCTGGGCCTGACCGGTTCGCCGTTCGATGCTTTCCTGACCCTGCGTGGCCTGCGCACGCTGGATGCGCGCCTGCGCGTGCACCAGGAGAACACCGCCTCGATCGTGGCCCTGCTGGATCAGCATCCGGCGGTCGGCGCGGTCTACTACCCGGGCCTGGCAGATCATCCGGGCCATGCCATCGCCGCTCGCCAGCAGAGTGGCTTCGGCGCGATGCTGTCGTTCGAACTGGCAGGCTGTGCCGGTGACGATCCGCATGCCGCTGTGCGCGCCTTCGTCGACGGCCTGCGTTGCTTCACCCTGGCCGAATCGCTGGGTGGCGTCGAAAGCCTGATCGCGCATCCGGCCACCATGACCCATGCGGCGATGACCGCCGAAGCGCGCGCGGCCGCCGGCATCAGCGAAGGCCTGCTGCGCCTGTCGGTCGGCATCGAGGCCGAGCGTGACCTGCTGGCGGATCTCGGCGCAGCGCTGCAGCGCGCCGAAGCCGTGATCGATGCGGCTGCGCGCCGCAAACAGGTGGTGGATGCATGA
- the metX gene encoding homoserine O-succinyltransferase MetX, with the protein MSFAASTAIRPEPFVPVSVPVEDRVHAERGEFAAVLSMRHAGSSPVRLRYEWVGPANAQVVVLAGGISAHRHVASNAQFSEKGWAEDLVGSGRALDPQQLRVLAFDFIGADGALDVPIDTADQADALALLLDHLGIRALKAFVGYSYGALVGQQFAIRHRARVRQLVLASGAHRPHPYAAAWRALQRRAVALGQLQCGEDHGLALARQFAMLSYRTPEEFGERFDAAPEVINGRVRVAAEDYLDAAGAQYVARTPVTAYLRLSESIDLHRVDPTAILPPTVVVAVEGDRLVPLADLVGLVEGLGPRGSLRVLRSPYGHDAFLKETDRIDAILATAFRTSGESA; encoded by the coding sequence ATGAGCTTCGCCGCCAGTACCGCCATTCGCCCCGAACCCTTTGTCCCCGTCAGCGTGCCGGTCGAGGACCGCGTGCATGCCGAGCGCGGTGAGTTCGCCGCGGTGCTGTCGATGCGTCACGCCGGCTCCAGCCCGGTGCGCCTGCGCTATGAGTGGGTCGGCCCGGCCAATGCGCAGGTGGTGGTGCTGGCCGGTGGCATTTCCGCCCATCGCCACGTGGCGTCCAATGCACAGTTCAGCGAGAAGGGCTGGGCCGAAGATCTGGTCGGCAGCGGGCGCGCGCTGGATCCACAGCAGCTGCGTGTACTGGCCTTCGATTTCATCGGTGCCGACGGTGCACTGGATGTGCCGATCGATACCGCCGACCAGGCCGATGCACTGGCGCTGCTGCTGGACCATCTCGGCATCCGCGCGCTGAAGGCGTTCGTTGGCTATTCCTATGGCGCGCTGGTCGGCCAGCAGTTCGCGATCCGTCACCGCGCGCGAGTGCGCCAGCTGGTGCTGGCCAGCGGTGCACATCGCCCGCATCCGTATGCCGCCGCCTGGCGTGCGCTGCAGCGCCGCGCCGTCGCGCTCGGCCAGCTGCAGTGCGGTGAAGACCACGGCCTTGCCCTGGCGCGGCAGTTCGCAATGCTCAGCTACCGTACGCCGGAAGAATTCGGCGAGCGCTTCGATGCCGCGCCGGAAGTCATCAATGGCCGCGTGCGTGTGGCTGCCGAAGACTATCTCGATGCGGCCGGCGCGCAGTACGTCGCGCGCACGCCGGTGACCGCCTACCTGCGCCTGTCCGAATCGATCGACCTGCACCGCGTTGATCCGACCGCGATCCTGCCACCGACCGTGGTGGTGGCCGTGGAGGGCGACCGCCTGGTGCCGCTGGCCGATCTGGTCGGCCTGGTCGAAGGGCTGGGCCCGCGCGGCAGCCTGCGCGTGCTGCGCTCGCCCTACGGCCACGACGCCTTCCTCAAAGAAACCGATCGCATCGACGCGATCCTCGCCACCGCCTTCCGCACTTCTGGAGAGTCCGCATGA
- a CDS encoding M23 family metallopeptidase codes for MPRLPLTCLLLSLLASATASAGDWRQGWGLVPKSAPAAPPPRGETAQSAAPMAQLRLQPIGQQWQARIDNALAGPLQVELRAAPGHPVEGLPVQSLIQGDSSLVVGHLPAPVNGRTLDLRLRSVPGNPAAQAEDVAYRLPFDDARPRVDQAPQGRFSHDDEENRDAVDFALPEGTLVLAAREGTVMQIQDGFHGNGLDRERDGARANFIRVLHSDGSMALYGHLQAGGMRVRRGQAVGIGQPIGLSGNSGFSSAPHLHFVVQVNRGMGLRSLPARIFAEQGQLQFARQGEAGGGTGR; via the coding sequence ATGCCGCGCCTGCCCCTGACCTGCCTGTTGTTGTCCCTGCTGGCAAGCGCGACGGCAAGCGCCGGCGACTGGCGCCAGGGGTGGGGACTGGTGCCCAAGTCCGCCCCGGCCGCTCCGCCCCCCCGTGGCGAGACCGCCCAGAGCGCCGCGCCGATGGCCCAGCTGCGCCTGCAGCCGATCGGCCAGCAGTGGCAGGCCCGGATCGACAATGCCCTGGCCGGGCCACTGCAGGTCGAGCTGCGCGCCGCGCCCGGACACCCTGTCGAGGGCCTGCCGGTACAGTCGCTTATCCAGGGCGACAGCAGCCTGGTCGTCGGCCACCTGCCCGCGCCGGTCAACGGCCGCACCTTGGACCTGCGCCTGCGGTCGGTTCCGGGCAACCCGGCCGCGCAGGCCGAGGATGTGGCCTACCGCCTGCCGTTCGATGACGCCCGTCCGCGCGTGGACCAGGCACCACAGGGCCGTTTCAGCCATGATGACGAGGAGAACCGCGACGCGGTCGACTTCGCACTGCCGGAGGGCACGCTGGTGCTGGCCGCGCGCGAGGGCACGGTGATGCAGATCCAGGACGGCTTCCATGGCAACGGCCTGGATCGTGAACGCGATGGTGCCCGCGCAAACTTCATCCGCGTGCTGCACAGCGACGGCAGCATGGCCCTGTACGGCCATCTGCAGGCCGGTGGTATGCGTGTGCGCCGTGGCCAGGCAGTGGGCATCGGACAGCCGATCGGCCTGTCCGGCAACAGTGGCTTCAGCAGCGCGCCGCACCTGCACTTCGTGGTGCAGGTCAACCGCGGCATGGGCCTGCGCTCGTTGCCGGCACGCATCTTCGCCGAGCAGGGCCAGCTGCAGTTCGCCCGCCAGGGCGAGGCCGGCGGCGGCACCGGGCGCTGA
- a CDS encoding peptide chain release factor 3: protein MSEVANEASRRRTFAIISHPDAGKTTLTEKLLLFGGAIQMAGSVKGRKAARHATSDWMALEKERGISVTSSVMQFPYEGKIVNLLDTPGHADFGEDTYRVLTAVDSALMVIDVAKGVEERTIKLMEVCRLRDTPIMTFINKLDREGKDPIELLDEVETVLGIQCAPVTWPIGMGQRLKGVVHLLTGEVHLYEPGRNFTRQDSTIFPSIDAPGLAEKIGAQMLAELRDELDLVQGASHPFDLDAYRAGKQTPVFFGSGVNNFGVQPLLDFFVEHAPPPQARTTTGRVIAPEENKLTGFVFKIQANMDPQHRDRVAFMRICSGRFSAGMKTFHVRTGKDMKLANALTFMASDREIAAEAWPGDVIGIHNHGTISIGDTFTEGEAVTFTGIPNFAPELFRRARLRDPLKLKQLQKGLAQLSEEGATQFFRPLTSNDLILGAVGVLQFDVAAYRLKDEYGVEATFEQVSVSTARWVHCSNEKKLEEFREKNALNLALDAAGHLVYLAPTRVNLQLAQERSPDVRFSATREAAHTVSVG, encoded by the coding sequence ATGTCCGAAGTCGCCAACGAAGCGTCGCGTCGCCGCACCTTCGCCATCATCTCCCACCCTGACGCAGGCAAGACCACGCTGACCGAAAAGCTGCTGCTGTTCGGCGGCGCGATCCAGATGGCCGGTTCGGTCAAGGGCCGCAAGGCCGCCCGCCACGCCACCTCCGACTGGATGGCGCTGGAAAAGGAACGCGGCATCTCCGTCACCTCCTCGGTGATGCAGTTCCCGTACGAGGGCAAGATCGTCAACCTGCTCGACACCCCCGGCCACGCCGACTTCGGCGAGGACACCTACCGCGTGCTGACCGCGGTGGACTCGGCGCTGATGGTGATCGACGTGGCCAAGGGCGTGGAAGAGCGCACCATCAAGCTGATGGAAGTGTGCCGCCTGCGCGACACCCCGATCATGACCTTCATCAACAAGCTCGACCGCGAGGGCAAGGACCCGATCGAGCTGCTGGATGAAGTGGAGACCGTACTGGGCATCCAGTGCGCACCGGTGACCTGGCCAATCGGCATGGGCCAGCGCCTGAAGGGCGTGGTCCACCTGCTGACCGGCGAGGTGCATCTGTACGAACCGGGCCGCAACTTCACCCGCCAGGACTCCACCATCTTCCCGTCCATCGATGCGCCCGGCCTGGCCGAGAAGATCGGTGCACAGATGCTGGCCGAGCTGCGCGACGAGCTGGATCTGGTGCAGGGCGCCAGCCATCCGTTCGACCTCGACGCTTACCGTGCCGGCAAGCAGACCCCGGTGTTTTTCGGCTCGGGCGTGAACAACTTCGGCGTGCAGCCGCTGCTGGACTTCTTCGTCGAGCATGCACCACCGCCGCAGGCGCGCACCACCACCGGCCGGGTGATCGCCCCGGAAGAGAACAAGCTGACCGGCTTCGTGTTCAAGATCCAGGCCAACATGGACCCGCAGCACCGTGACCGCGTGGCGTTCATGCGCATCTGCTCGGGCCGTTTCAGCGCCGGCATGAAGACCTTCCACGTGCGCACCGGCAAGGACATGAAGCTGGCCAACGCGCTGACCTTCATGGCCAGCGACCGCGAGATCGCCGCCGAGGCGTGGCCCGGCGATGTGATCGGCATCCACAACCACGGCACCATCTCGATCGGCGATACCTTCACCGAAGGCGAAGCGGTCACCTTCACCGGCATCCCCAACTTCGCCCCGGAACTGTTCCGTCGCGCCCGCCTGCGTGATCCGCTGAAGCTCAAGCAGCTGCAGAAGGGCCTGGCCCAGCTGTCCGAGGAAGGAGCGACCCAGTTCTTCCGGCCGCTGACCAGCAACGACCTCATCCTCGGCGCCGTCGGCGTGCTGCAGTTCGACGTGGCCGCCTACCGCCTGAAGGACGAATATGGCGTGGAAGCCACCTTCGAGCAGGTCAGCGTCAGCACCGCACGCTGGGTCCACTGCAGCAACGAGAAGAAGCTGGAAGAGTTCCGCGAGAAGAACGCGCTGAACCTGGCGCTGGATGCAGCCGGCCATCTGGTCTACCTGGCACCGACCCGGGTCAACCTGCAGCTGGCCCAGGAACGCTCGCCAGACGTGCGTTTCTCGGCCACTCGCGAAGCGGCGCATACCGTTTCGGTAGGCTGA
- the trhA gene encoding PAQR family membrane homeostasis protein TrhA — protein sequence MSTTSIASIREEIASALTHGLGAVFALAASAVLITLAAIYGDGWQLASAIVFGIALLLLYTASTLYHAIQHPVAKGRLKVFDHCAIYVLIAGTYTPFTLIGLRGPWGWGLFTAIWALALGGVVFKLFYTGRFKVLSTVIYIAMGWLVVVAIKPMWASIDGGTLAWLFGGGLSYTLGTYFYHRESIPYSHAIWHLFVIGGSVCHFVAVTMQVL from the coding sequence ATGTCCACGACGTCCATTGCTTCGATCCGTGAAGAAATCGCCAGCGCCTTGACCCACGGGTTGGGCGCGGTATTCGCCCTGGCCGCCAGTGCGGTGTTGATCACCCTGGCCGCGATCTACGGTGACGGCTGGCAGCTGGCCAGTGCGATCGTGTTCGGTATCGCCCTGTTGCTGCTGTATACCGCCTCCACGCTGTACCACGCCATCCAGCATCCGGTCGCCAAGGGCCGCCTGAAGGTCTTCGACCATTGCGCGATCTACGTGTTGATCGCCGGCACCTATACGCCATTCACCCTGATCGGCCTGCGCGGCCCCTGGGGCTGGGGCCTGTTCACCGCGATCTGGGCGCTGGCGCTGGGCGGCGTGGTGTTCAAGCTGTTCTACACCGGCCGCTTCAAGGTGCTCTCAACCGTGATCTACATCGCCATGGGCTGGTTGGTAGTGGTGGCGATCAAGCCGATGTGGGCTTCGATCGACGGCGGCACCCTGGCCTGGCTGTTCGGCGGCGGCCTGTCGTACACGCTGGGCACGTATTTCTATCACCGTGAATCGATCCCCTATTCGCATGCGATCTGGCACCTGTTCGTGATCGGCGGCAGCGTCTGCCACTTCGTCGCAGTCACCATGCAGGTGCTGTAA
- a CDS encoding AsmA family protein gives MNAAPSPAAPRASRWRFRRPGPRGQRGLAVLVFLLAAILLLIALWDWNWFKGPVERAVQARTGRVLHIGHLDVDLGRTSTVRADAITFANASWSKQPEMATADRIEIDVRVWPLLRGSVQLPEVRLTRPDVLLETAPRKDEPGNWDFLGDRSGGTSPQLKRLRIDDGRLQFLDALGRTDIRVDVRSGQPKQADAAPPLLVQGKGRWRGNPFTLRGGTESPLQLTDSDHPFRIHLDGRAGATHAVATGTLTNPFQLRMFDLQFALSGQDLADLYPLLGIAIPPSPPYALNGRLKRDHNVWRYEQFTGKVGDSDLGGNLQFEVGGARPRLTATLESKRLDFDDLAGFVGAPPKTGGGETANAQQKAEAARVAASARVLPDTPYNLGKLRAMDADVRWKAHRINAPSLPLDDMDAHLLLDDGVLRLDPLNFGVAGGDIRSTIRMDARQPQIATALKASVRGVQLGQLFPDAKLAEQAKGGIGGNVDLSGHGNSIAAMLGSSSGQVGLAMGRGHVGNLVMELAGLDITESLKFLVTGDKQIPLRCAFADFGVRDGLMTSEALAVDTTDTILIGEGTVSLRDESLDLLLKPRPKDKSILVLRSPLHISGTFKDPSFRPDFKALGIRGAVALALGSIAPPAALLATIELGPGKDADCGGQYAK, from the coding sequence GTGAATGCTGCCCCCTCCCCTGCCGCGCCACGCGCATCCCGCTGGCGTTTCCGTCGCCCAGGCCCGCGCGGCCAGCGCGGGTTGGCCGTGCTGGTCTTCCTGCTGGCCGCGATCCTGCTGCTGATCGCGCTGTGGGACTGGAACTGGTTCAAGGGCCCGGTCGAGCGCGCCGTGCAGGCGCGCACCGGCCGTGTGCTGCACATCGGCCACCTGGATGTCGACCTCGGCCGCACCAGCACGGTCCGCGCCGATGCGATCACCTTCGCCAATGCAAGCTGGTCGAAGCAGCCGGAGATGGCCACGGCCGACCGCATCGAGATCGATGTGCGGGTGTGGCCCCTGCTGCGCGGCAGTGTGCAACTGCCCGAGGTGCGCCTGACCCGGCCGGACGTGCTGCTGGAAACTGCGCCGCGCAAGGATGAACCAGGCAACTGGGATTTCCTCGGGGACCGCTCCGGCGGGACCAGCCCGCAGCTCAAGCGCCTGCGCATCGATGACGGGCGCCTGCAGTTCCTCGACGCTCTGGGCCGCACCGACATCCGTGTGGATGTGCGCAGCGGCCAGCCGAAGCAGGCCGACGCCGCACCACCGCTGCTGGTACAGGGCAAGGGTCGCTGGCGGGGCAACCCGTTCACCCTGCGTGGCGGTACCGAGTCGCCACTGCAGCTGACCGACAGCGATCATCCGTTCCGCATCCACCTCGATGGCCGCGCCGGCGCCACCCATGCGGTGGCCACCGGTACGCTGACCAATCCCTTCCAGCTGCGCATGTTCGACCTGCAGTTCGCGCTCAGCGGCCAGGATCTTGCCGATCTCTATCCGCTGCTGGGTATCGCCATCCCACCGTCGCCCCCCTATGCCCTGAACGGCCGTCTCAAGCGCGACCACAACGTCTGGCGCTATGAGCAGTTCACCGGCAAGGTCGGCGACAGCGACCTCGGCGGCAACCTGCAGTTCGAGGTGGGCGGCGCACGGCCGCGGCTGACCGCCACACTGGAATCCAAGCGCCTGGACTTCGACGACCTGGCCGGCTTCGTCGGTGCGCCACCGAAGACCGGCGGCGGCGAAACCGCGAACGCGCAGCAGAAGGCCGAGGCCGCACGCGTTGCGGCCAGCGCGCGGGTGCTGCCGGATACCCCGTACAACCTGGGCAAGCTGCGCGCAATGGATGCCGACGTGCGCTGGAAGGCCCACCGCATCAATGCGCCGTCACTGCCGCTGGATGACATGGATGCGCACCTGTTGCTGGATGATGGCGTGCTGCGGCTGGACCCGCTGAACTTCGGCGTGGCCGGCGGCGATATCCGCAGCACCATCCGCATGGACGCACGCCAGCCGCAGATCGCCACCGCACTGAAGGCCAGCGTGCGCGGTGTACAGCTGGGCCAACTGTTCCCGGATGCCAAGCTGGCCGAGCAGGCCAAGGGCGGCATCGGCGGTAATGTGGACCTGAGCGGCCACGGCAACTCGATCGCCGCAATGCTCGGCAGCAGCAGTGGCCAGGTCGGCCTGGCGATGGGTCGCGGCCATGTCGGCAACCTGGTGATGGAACTGGCCGGCCTGGACATCACCGAATCGTTGAAATTCCTGGTGACCGGCGACAAGCAGATCCCCCTGCGCTGCGCCTTCGCCGACTTCGGCGTGCGCGACGGCCTGATGACCAGCGAGGCGCTGGCGGTGGACACCACCGATACGATCCTCATCGGCGAAGGCACAGTCAGCCTGCGCGACGAGAGCCTGGACCTGCTCCTGAAGCCGCGCCCGAAGGACAAGAGCATCCTGGTACTCCGCTCGCCGCTGCACATCTCCGGCACGTTCAAGGACCCGTCATTCCGCCCGGACTTCAAGGCGTTGGGCATCCGGGGAGCCGTGGCCCTGGCACTGGGCAGCATCGCCCCACCGGCGGCGTTGCTGGCGACCATCGAACTGGGGCCGGGGAAGGATGCCGACTGCGGGGGGCAGTATGCGAAGTAG
- a CDS encoding CBS domain-containing protein, giving the protein MTTVRQLLDGKSPEVHAVAPDAAVIDAIRLMAEKGIGAVLVMDGPRLVGILSERDYARKIVLRDRSSRDTAVAEIMTAQVVTVSPGEQVEHCLQLVTDYRIRHLPVVEGAQVLGVISIGDLVKSVIDAQRRELDQLQQYIVAG; this is encoded by the coding sequence ATGACCACGGTACGGCAACTGTTGGACGGCAAGTCTCCTGAAGTACATGCGGTCGCGCCGGATGCGGCGGTGATCGACGCGATCCGGTTGATGGCGGAAAAGGGCATTGGTGCGGTGCTGGTGATGGACGGGCCGCGGCTGGTCGGCATCCTGTCCGAGCGCGATTACGCGCGCAAGATCGTGCTGCGCGATCGTTCGTCGCGCGATACGGCGGTGGCGGAGATCATGACGGCGCAGGTGGTGACGGTGTCGCCGGGCGAGCAGGTGGAACACTGCCTGCAGCTGGTGACCGACTACCGCATCCGCCACCTGCCGGTGGTGGAGGGCGCACAGGTGCTGGGAGTGATCTCCATCGGCGACCTGGTGAAGTCGGTGATCGATGCGCAGCGCAGGGAGCTGGATCAACTGCAGCAGTACATTGTGGCGGGGTGA